Part of the bacterium genome is shown below.
CCAGGATGTCTGCGATCGTGAATTCGTTCCCCGCGATGTAGTCCTGGTGGGCGAGGACATCCTCCAGGAAACGTAGGAATTCACGCGCCTGGCCCCGGCTCTGCTCGGCGACCTCGGCGATCTGGTTGGGCATCACCGCCTTCGTGAACGGTGATCCGTGGAGCCAGGCCATGCCGACGGGGCGCATCAAGTTCAGCTCGATGCGGCGGCTCCACATCTCGATGCGCCCGATTTCCTCGGCTGTCGTCCCGAACAGCGGCGGATCCGGGTGAAGGGCCTCCAGGTAGCGACAGATCGCAACGGACTCGGCCAGGTGACTGCCATCGTCGAGCTCGAGCACAGGAATGCCGCCTAACTTGTTCACCTTCTCCAGGAACGTCGGATCGCGGTTTT
Proteins encoded:
- a CDS encoding glutathione S-transferase, yielding MKLYTYAGAPNPRRVHLYLAEKDLEIPSEKVDIMARENRDPTFLEKVNKLGGIPVLELDDGSHLAESVAICRYLEALHPDPPLFGTTAEEIGRIEMWSRRIELNLMRPVGMAWLHGSPFTKAVMPNQIAEVAEQSRGQAREFLRFLEDVLAHQDYIAGNEFTIADILALTTIDFAAGLVELPIQPELEHVLAWHERVSARPIAKEHPAVSLG